The Pantoea sp. At-9b genome includes a window with the following:
- the alkB gene encoding DNA oxidative demethylase AlkB, which translates to MLDLFSDEAPWQEPLAEGAVILRRRAREQADALLAEIYAIAAQNPFAHRITPGGHRMSVAMTNCGDLGWSSDSRGYQYTEQDNHSGHKWPPMPTLFRALAQQTAQEAGFSGFNPDACLINRYEPGAKLTLHQDKDEKDLRQPIVSVSLGLPAVFQFGGFERGDATQRVLLEHGDIVVWGGPSRLRYHGILPLKPGIHPEAGAFRYNLTFRRAH; encoded by the coding sequence ATGCTGGATCTGTTTAGTGATGAAGCGCCGTGGCAGGAGCCGCTGGCAGAAGGTGCGGTGATCCTGCGTCGCCGCGCACGCGAACAGGCGGATGCGCTGCTGGCGGAGATATACGCCATCGCCGCGCAGAATCCGTTTGCCCACCGCATTACACCGGGTGGGCATCGCATGTCGGTGGCGATGACCAACTGCGGCGATTTAGGCTGGTCAAGCGACTCGCGCGGCTATCAGTACACCGAACAGGACAATCACAGCGGGCACAAATGGCCGCCGATGCCCACGCTGTTCCGCGCGCTGGCGCAACAGACGGCTCAGGAAGCCGGGTTCAGCGGCTTCAATCCGGATGCCTGCCTGATTAACCGTTATGAACCGGGGGCAAAACTGACGTTACATCAGGATAAAGATGAGAAGGACCTGCGGCAGCCGATCGTGTCAGTGTCACTTGGACTGCCCGCTGTTTTCCAGTTCGGCGGTTTTGAGCGAGGCGATGCGACGCAACGCGTGTTGCTGGAGCATGGCGATATCGTGGTATGGGGCGGGCCTTCCCGTCTGCGTTATCATGGCATCCTGCCACTCAAACCTGGCATCCATCCCGAGGCCGGTGCTTTCCGCTACAACCTCACGTTCCGCCGCGCCCATTAA
- the rcsB gene encoding response regulator transcription factor RcsB, whose amino-acid sequence MNNLNVIIADDHPIVLFGIRKSLEQIEWVNVVGEFEDSTALINSLSKLDANVLITDLSMPGEKYGDGITLIKYIKRHYPDLSIIVLTMNNNPAILSAVLDLDIEGIVLKQGAPTDLPKALAALQKGKKYTPESVAKLLEKISAGGYGDKRLSPKESEVLRLFAEGFLVTEIAKKLNRSIKTISSQKKSAMMKLGVDNDIALLNYLSSVSATQVDKE is encoded by the coding sequence ATGAATAACCTGAATGTAATTATTGCCGATGACCATCCAATTGTTCTGTTTGGTATTCGTAAGTCTCTGGAACAGATTGAATGGGTCAACGTTGTAGGTGAGTTTGAAGACTCAACAGCACTGATTAATAGCCTGTCCAAACTGGATGCCAATGTCCTGATTACCGATCTCTCCATGCCTGGCGAGAAGTACGGTGACGGTATCACCCTGATCAAATACATCAAACGTCACTATCCGGATCTCTCGATTATCGTTCTGACCATGAACAATAACCCGGCGATCCTGAGTGCCGTGCTGGATCTCGATATCGAAGGGATCGTGCTGAAGCAGGGCGCACCGACTGACCTGCCAAAAGCGCTGGCGGCACTGCAAAAAGGCAAGAAATACACGCCGGAAAGCGTGGCCAAGCTGCTGGAGAAAATCAGTGCGGGTGGTTACGGTGACAAGCGTTTGTCACCGAAAGAGAGCGAAGTACTGCGTCTGTTTGCTGAAGGTTTCCTCGTCACCGAGATTGCCAAGAAACTGAACCGCAGTATCAAAACCATCAGTAGCCAGAAGAAATCGGCGATGATGAAGCTGGGCGTGGATAACGACATCGCGCTGCTGAATTATCTCTCTTCTGTCAGCGCGACCCAGGTCGACAAAGAGTAA
- the ompC gene encoding porin OmpC, which yields MKLRVLSLMIPALLVAGAANAAEIYNKDGNKLDLYGKVDGLHYFSDNDSSDGDQSYLRFGFKGETQITDQLTGYGQWEYQAALNTTESQGTANSFTRVGFAGLKFGDAGSFDYGRNYGVLYDIGSWTDVLPEFGGDTYGADNFMFQRSNGLATYRNSNFFGLVDGWNFAVQYQGKNDNPTESSSGRDVLGENGDGYGLSTTYDIGSGFGIGAAMMSSDRTNNQNGGSAGILGRGDRADAYTGGLKYDANNIYLAAMYTRSYNATRFGSSDASAYGYANKADNWELVAQYQFDFGLRPSLAFISSRGKDIEGYGSQNLKKYIDVGATYYFNKNMSTYVDYQINLLDDNNFTQAAGINTDDIVALGLVYQF from the coding sequence ATGAAACTTCGCGTTCTCTCCCTGATGATTCCTGCACTTCTGGTAGCAGGCGCTGCAAATGCAGCGGAAATTTACAATAAAGATGGCAACAAATTAGACCTCTACGGCAAAGTTGACGGTTTGCACTATTTCTCCGACAACGACAGTAGCGACGGTGACCAGTCTTACCTGCGCTTCGGTTTCAAAGGTGAAACTCAAATCACCGACCAACTGACCGGTTATGGCCAGTGGGAATATCAGGCAGCACTGAACACCACTGAGTCACAGGGCACTGCCAACAGCTTCACCCGTGTTGGTTTTGCTGGTCTGAAATTCGGCGATGCCGGTTCTTTCGACTACGGTCGTAACTACGGCGTGCTGTATGACATCGGTTCATGGACTGACGTCCTGCCAGAGTTCGGTGGTGATACCTACGGTGCGGACAACTTTATGTTCCAGCGTAGCAACGGCCTGGCGACCTACCGTAACAGCAACTTCTTCGGCCTGGTGGATGGCTGGAACTTTGCTGTGCAGTATCAGGGCAAAAACGATAACCCGACCGAATCTTCATCTGGCCGTGATGTACTGGGTGAAAACGGTGACGGTTATGGTCTGAGCACCACGTATGACATCGGTTCCGGTTTCGGTATCGGTGCTGCGATGATGTCGTCTGACCGTACTAACAACCAGAACGGCGGTTCTGCGGGTATCCTCGGTCGTGGCGATCGCGCTGATGCGTATACCGGTGGTCTGAAATATGACGCCAACAATATCTACCTGGCGGCGATGTACACCCGTTCCTACAACGCAACCCGCTTCGGCTCCAGCGATGCTTCAGCTTACGGCTACGCTAACAAAGCGGATAACTGGGAATTGGTTGCGCAGTACCAGTTCGACTTCGGTCTGCGTCCGTCCCTGGCCTTCATCTCTTCTCGTGGTAAAGACATCGAGGGTTATGGCAGCCAGAACCTGAAAAAATATATCGACGTAGGCGCGACCTACTACTTCAACAAAAACATGTCCACCTATGTTGACTACCAGATCAACCTGCTGGACGACAACAACTTCACCCAGGCCGCCGGTATCAACACCGACGACATCGTAGCACTGGGCTTGGTTTACCAGTTCTAA
- the rcsD gene encoding phosphotransferase RcsD produces the protein MPYKFPLTSGNVTRFFVVFNLVLFLALGAMVHNSVNAWVTEKRYAMTDLARAMQKRIDAYRFATWQIYENLATSAAGSAPNSSLQETRLRPDVYYLEKTRRKTEALIFGSHDSSTLDMTMRMSNYLDTLWGAENPTWSMYFLNGQDNSLIMISTLPLKDMATRYKESAINSLVDSRRAEMLQQANALDERESFSPLRHFAWQNDHYFTLRTTFNQPGHLATVVAFDLPVNDLIPRSMPLENFQLRQDTTQTSSTDDQTSESTHVSLANPNLEIAASLPSTSLQLVYRVPLTSLVMDTLHNLLWPLLINLVLFLLSIAGITLLRQQSLRPNENQSAELDSLRMLNEEIVASLPVGLLVYDFATNRTLLSNKIAEHLLPHLNLQKIINMSDQHQGVLQATINNEVYEIRHARSVLSPHTQLFMMRDQDRELLVNKKLQKAQQVLDRNHQMRQQLMHNLGHALHRPLESMVTQLVQLSQRDDDESVLDLLDESQGLARLVDDIVLLNRLEAHDWSPDASRFNLQELLDDIALESLPLLRRKGLALVVNNHLANDEMRFGDRRALRKVLTTLMHYSLTTTQWGKISLEIKASEGKADRILLQLVDTGSGLTVDELANVDFPFLGDTTQDRFGQASGMAFFLCKQLCKQMGGTLEIVAKPDIGTRYNIQLPLALEQQTEQEEKLLEGVSVLVDIAMEDVHKIVCRHLENWGAKCLTSDERLSGQEHDVLVTDDPARLNGWALLLAGDEMGHHALNDQQFRVNFNLSNALLDALLALIEKQLAHDLMEENNDDETATPLLSGGYFQLFTETVPPDVKRLYTEAAEKDYPSLAQTAHRLKGVFAMLNLVPGKQLCEELEQHIKVCDDLTIKNTTSDIDTYVNQLLQQGNP, from the coding sequence CTGCCTTACAAATTCCCCCTGACATCCGGCAATGTGACCCGCTTTTTTGTGGTGTTCAACCTGGTGCTTTTTCTGGCGCTGGGCGCGATGGTTCACAACAGCGTCAACGCCTGGGTGACAGAAAAACGCTACGCCATGACCGATCTGGCGCGCGCCATGCAAAAGCGCATTGATGCCTACCGCTTCGCCACCTGGCAAATCTATGAAAATCTGGCAACCAGTGCTGCCGGTTCTGCACCGAATAGCAGCTTGCAGGAAACCCGCCTGCGCCCGGATGTCTATTATCTGGAAAAAACCCGCCGCAAGACGGAAGCGTTGATTTTCGGCTCACATGACAGCAGCACGCTGGATATGACCATGCGGATGTCCAACTACCTCGATACGCTGTGGGGTGCGGAGAATCCGACCTGGTCAATGTATTTCCTCAATGGTCAGGACAATAGCCTGATCATGATCTCGACCCTGCCGCTGAAAGACATGGCGACACGTTATAAAGAAAGCGCCATCAATTCATTGGTGGACAGTCGCCGGGCAGAGATGCTGCAACAGGCCAATGCGCTGGATGAACGCGAAAGCTTTTCGCCACTGCGCCACTTTGCCTGGCAAAACGATCACTACTTCACCCTGCGTACCACCTTTAATCAGCCAGGTCATCTGGCGACGGTGGTGGCGTTTGATTTGCCGGTGAATGACCTTATTCCGCGCAGTATGCCGCTGGAGAATTTCCAGTTGCGTCAGGATACCACCCAGACCAGCAGCACCGATGATCAGACGAGTGAAAGCACCCACGTATCGCTGGCGAACCCCAATCTGGAAATTGCCGCTTCACTGCCAAGCACCTCTTTGCAACTCGTGTATCGTGTGCCGCTCACCAGTCTGGTGATGGACACGCTGCATAATCTGCTGTGGCCGCTGCTCATCAATCTGGTGCTGTTCCTGCTTTCGATTGCTGGCATTACCCTGCTGCGTCAGCAGTCGCTGCGTCCTAATGAAAACCAAAGCGCCGAGCTGGACTCGCTGCGTATGCTGAATGAAGAGATTGTCGCCAGCCTGCCGGTCGGTCTGCTGGTGTACGATTTCGCCACCAACCGCACGCTCCTCAGCAACAAAATCGCCGAGCATCTGCTGCCGCACCTGAATCTGCAAAAAATCATTAATATGTCAGATCAACATCAGGGCGTGTTGCAGGCCACCATCAATAACGAAGTGTATGAGATCCGTCATGCCCGCAGCGTGCTGTCACCGCATACGCAGCTGTTTATGATGCGCGATCAGGATCGCGAACTGCTGGTGAATAAAAAGCTGCAAAAAGCCCAGCAGGTATTGGATCGTAACCACCAGATGCGCCAACAGTTGATGCATAACCTGGGTCATGCCCTGCACCGCCCACTGGAAAGCATGGTGACGCAGTTGGTGCAGCTCAGCCAGCGTGATGATGATGAAAGCGTGCTCGACCTGCTCGACGAAAGCCAAGGGCTGGCGCGCCTGGTGGATGACATTGTGCTGCTCAATCGTCTCGAAGCGCATGACTGGTCGCCGGATGCCAGCCGTTTCAATCTGCAAGAACTGCTGGATGACATCGCACTGGAGAGCCTGCCGCTGCTGCGCCGTAAAGGGCTGGCATTGGTCGTGAATAATCACCTCGCCAACGACGAAATGCGTTTTGGCGATCGCCGTGCGTTGCGCAAAGTCCTGACCACCCTGATGCATTATTCATTGACCACCACGCAGTGGGGCAAGATCTCGCTGGAGATCAAAGCCAGCGAAGGCAAAGCCGATCGCATCCTGCTGCAACTGGTGGACACCGGCTCGGGTCTGACGGTTGACGAGTTGGCAAATGTCGATTTCCCGTTCCTGGGTGACACCACGCAGGACCGCTTTGGTCAGGCCTCTGGCATGGCGTTCTTCCTGTGTAAACAACTGTGTAAGCAGATGGGCGGTACGCTGGAGATCGTGGCGAAACCGGATATTGGCACCCGCTACAATATCCAACTGCCGCTGGCGCTGGAGCAGCAAACCGAGCAGGAAGAGAAGCTGCTGGAAGGCGTCAGCGTGTTAGTCGATATCGCGATGGAAGATGTGCACAAAATTGTTTGCCGCCACCTGGAGAACTGGGGGGCGAAATGCCTGACCTCTGACGAGCGACTGTCAGGGCAGGAACACGATGTGCTGGTCACTGACGATCCCGCCCGCCTGAACGGCTGGGCATTGTTACTGGCCGGTGACGAAATGGGCCATCACGCGCTCAACGATCAACAATTCCGTGTCAATTTCAATCTCAGCAATGCGCTGTTGGATGCGTTGCTGGCACTGATCGAGAAGCAACTGGCCCATGATTTGATGGAGGAGAATAACGACGATGAGACTGCCACACCGCTGCTAAGCGGAGGCTATTTTCAGCTGTTTACCGAGACAGTACCGCCTGATGTCAAGAGACTGTATACTGAGGCAGCGGAGAAGGATTACCCCTCGCTTGCTCAGACAGCGCATCGCCTGAAAGGCGTGTTTGCCATGCTAAATCTGGTGCCAGGTAAACAGCTTTGTGAAGAGTTAGAACAGCACATTAAAGTATGTGACGATTTAACCATTAAAAATACCACCAGTGACATTGACACTTACGTCAATCAACTGCTGCAGCAAGGTAACCCATAA
- the apbE gene encoding FAD:protein FMN transferase ApbE, giving the protein MRFKNILLTCLVVMGLSGCDQTSNRSALILEGKTMGTVWRVSLAGVDQQRKDALQQAIQQQLDRDDGELSTWKADSVLSRFNQYQGTDPQPVSADMADIVTAALRIGQKTGGAMDITVGPLVNLWGFGPAKQPAHTPTDAEIAAAKALTGLQHLRVIQAVNGQWLQKDLPGLYVDLSTMGEGYATDHLARLMEQQGITDYLVSVGGAVLSRGRNAQNQPWRVAIQKPTDRENAVEARVDLQGHGISTSGSYRNYYELDGKRISHVIDPSTGRPIDHKLVSATVIATTALEADGWDTGLMVLGTERAQALALKEHLAVYLITKQGDGFSHWMSPQFKSFLISQDDQP; this is encoded by the coding sequence ATGCGTTTTAAGAATATTCTGCTGACTTGCCTGGTGGTGATGGGATTAAGCGGCTGCGATCAAACGTCCAATCGGTCAGCCCTGATACTGGAAGGCAAAACCATGGGCACCGTGTGGCGCGTGAGCCTTGCGGGTGTGGATCAACAACGTAAAGACGCGCTCCAGCAAGCGATCCAGCAGCAGCTGGACCGTGATGATGGTGAACTCTCCACCTGGAAAGCGGATTCGGTGCTATCGCGCTTCAACCAGTATCAGGGGACCGATCCGCAACCGGTCAGTGCCGACATGGCGGATATTGTCACGGCAGCCTTGCGCATCGGACAGAAAACCGGTGGGGCAATGGATATCACCGTTGGGCCATTGGTGAATTTGTGGGGGTTTGGTCCAGCAAAGCAACCTGCGCATACGCCCACTGACGCGGAAATTGCCGCAGCCAAAGCGCTGACCGGTTTGCAGCATTTGCGGGTGATTCAGGCCGTTAACGGTCAGTGGCTGCAAAAAGATTTGCCCGGCTTGTATGTTGACCTCTCGACCATGGGTGAGGGCTATGCCACCGATCATCTGGCGCGATTGATGGAACAGCAGGGAATTACCGATTATCTGGTATCGGTGGGAGGGGCGGTGCTGAGTCGTGGACGCAATGCGCAAAATCAGCCGTGGCGCGTGGCGATCCAAAAGCCCACCGATCGCGAAAATGCCGTAGAGGCGCGGGTCGATTTGCAGGGGCACGGTATCAGCACCTCCGGCAGCTATCGCAACTATTATGAACTGGATGGCAAACGTATTTCTCACGTTATCGATCCCAGTACCGGACGACCCATTGATCATAAACTGGTATCGGCAACGGTGATCGCCACTACCGCGCTGGAAGCCGATGGCTGGGATACCGGTTTAATGGTGTTGGGCACCGAGCGTGCGCAAGCCCTGGCGTTGAAAGAGCATCTGGCGGTGTATCTGATCACCAAACAGGGCGATGGTTTTAGCCACTGGATGTCGCCCCAGTTTAAATCCTTCCTGATTTCCCAGGATGATCAGCCATAA
- a CDS encoding TetR/AcrR family transcriptional regulator, with the protein MLAPLIFDPQAAARDRILNTAQRLFYQQGIRATGIDKVIAEAGVTKVTFYRHFPAKNALILAFLQQRHQRWMAAFDAALAQQPAVVDALPDALLSWFNEADFRGCAFINSAAELGDSLPEANALILAHKRSMAAAIAQKLPAEQQDKIGQIVLLVDGAIVQVQLGEAVSDTIERVRAALVTLLQTGA; encoded by the coding sequence ATGCTCGCTCCTCTTATCTTTGATCCCCAGGCTGCCGCGCGCGATCGCATCCTGAACACCGCCCAACGCCTGTTTTATCAGCAGGGCATTCGTGCCACCGGTATTGATAAAGTGATTGCTGAAGCAGGCGTGACCAAGGTGACCTTTTACCGCCACTTCCCGGCCAAAAACGCACTGATTCTGGCCTTCCTGCAACAACGCCATCAACGCTGGATGGCCGCCTTTGACGCAGCGCTGGCGCAACAACCAGCCGTGGTCGACGCCCTGCCCGACGCCTTGCTGAGTTGGTTTAATGAAGCGGATTTCCGCGGTTGCGCCTTTATTAATAGCGCAGCCGAATTAGGGGACAGCCTGCCAGAAGCCAACGCGTTGATCCTGGCGCACAAAAGATCAATGGCGGCGGCGATTGCGCAAAAGCTCCCCGCTGAACAGCAGGATAAGATCGGTCAGATTGTGTTGCTGGTAGACGGCGCGATTGTGCAGGTGCAATTGGGTGAGGCGGTATCGGATACGATTGAGAGGGTGCGTGCGGCGCTTGTTACGCTGCTGCAAACCGGAGCGTGA
- a CDS encoding nuclear transport factor 2 family protein, giving the protein MLIPPFDEQSATQKVRMAEDAWNSRDAQRVSQVYSEDTRWRNRSEFVNGRPDVVAFLQRKWAKELEYRLIKELWAWHHDRLAVRFAYEWRDDSGNWFRSYGNENWHFGADGLMVARYACINDLPIAASQRLFHWPLGRRPDDHPGLSELGL; this is encoded by the coding sequence ATGCTGATTCCCCCGTTTGATGAACAAAGTGCCACGCAAAAAGTACGTATGGCGGAAGATGCCTGGAACAGCCGCGACGCGCAGCGGGTGTCTCAGGTTTACAGTGAGGATACGCGCTGGCGTAATCGCAGCGAATTTGTTAACGGACGGCCCGACGTGGTCGCGTTTTTACAGCGAAAATGGGCAAAAGAACTTGAGTACCGGCTGATCAAAGAGTTGTGGGCATGGCATCATGACCGGCTGGCGGTGCGGTTTGCCTATGAATGGCGTGATGATAGCGGTAACTGGTTTCGCAGCTATGGCAATGAAAACTGGCACTTTGGGGCTGACGGTCTGATGGTCGCGCGTTACGCTTGCATCAACGACCTGCCGATCGCTGCGTCTCAGCGTTTGTTTCACTGGCCGTTAGGGCGACGCCCGGACGATCATCCGGGCCTGAGTGAATTAGGGTTATAG
- a CDS encoding MFS transporter, with the protein MTALDAAQQSQDARHLHWSTRTVFLINGLGMSAWAPLVPFARDRLHLSGSMLGALLLCLGIGSLAAMPVTGKLVARFGCRGVMLCSTALVLAMLPLLATLHHSVLMALTLMLFGAGLGTLDVAMNYQAVEVEKAARRPMMSGFHAFFSLGGILGAGTVSLLMSAGLSPLAAVGVVMVVMVLLLLLLRSQSGMMTTRLHQPDQPWLVRPRGWVAFLGLLCFILFLAEGAVLDWGALLLLQSPEMTTSLAGLGYAVFSVAMTLGRFTGDKIIQRCGRYPVMLGGALAAAAGMTLAVMIPWPLLALLAFLLVGFGLANTVPMLFNAAGNQHDMPSNLAISAMTTLGYAGILSGPALIGLISQWISLSGAFLLIALLLLAVAASARLVAR; encoded by the coding sequence ATGACAGCACTGGACGCCGCACAACAATCACAAGACGCACGCCATCTGCACTGGTCAACCCGTACCGTGTTTCTGATCAATGGTCTCGGTATGTCTGCCTGGGCTCCTCTGGTGCCCTTTGCCCGCGATCGTCTGCACTTATCCGGCAGTATGCTGGGTGCATTATTGCTCTGCCTGGGTATTGGCTCTCTGGCCGCCATGCCGGTCACCGGCAAACTGGTGGCGCGCTTTGGTTGTAGAGGCGTGATGCTTTGCTCCACCGCGCTGGTGCTGGCGATGCTGCCGCTGTTGGCTACCCTTCATCACAGCGTATTGATGGCACTGACGTTGATGCTGTTCGGTGCCGGGCTGGGTACGCTGGACGTGGCGATGAACTATCAGGCAGTAGAAGTCGAAAAAGCGGCACGCCGCCCGATGATGTCCGGTTTTCACGCCTTCTTTAGTTTGGGAGGGATTCTCGGTGCCGGTACGGTCAGCCTGTTGATGAGCGCGGGTTTGTCGCCGCTGGCCGCTGTGGGCGTGGTGATGGTGGTGATGGTGTTGCTGTTGCTGTTGCTACGGAGTCAATCTGGCATGATGACCACCCGACTGCATCAACCCGATCAACCGTGGCTGGTGCGTCCTCGTGGCTGGGTGGCCTTTCTCGGTTTGCTGTGTTTTATCTTGTTTCTGGCGGAAGGCGCGGTGCTCGACTGGGGTGCGCTGCTGTTGTTACAAAGCCCGGAGATGACAACCAGCCTCGCCGGGCTGGGCTATGCGGTGTTTTCGGTTGCCATGACGCTGGGACGTTTCACCGGAGATAAGATTATTCAGCGCTGTGGCCGTTACCCGGTGATGCTGGGTGGCGCGTTGGCCGCAGCAGCAGGGATGACGCTGGCGGTGATGATCCCCTGGCCGTTACTGGCGCTGCTGGCATTTCTGCTGGTGGGTTTCGGCCTCGCCAATACGGTGCCGATGTTGTTCAATGCGGCAGGAAATCAACACGATATGCCGTCAAATCTGGCGATTTCCGCCATGACAACCTTAGGCTATGCAGGTATTCTTTCAGGTCCGGCTTTGATCGGATTGATATCCCAGTGGATCAGCCTGAGCGGCGCATTTCTGCTTATCGCTTTGCTGCTGCTGGCCGTGGCTGCCAGTGCCCGACTGGTTGCGCGATAA